ACGCATCACACATCTAGGGTAATAGGCCACACCACCCACTGTAAGGGATTAGTGTGTTCATACCCCACCACCTGGGCACTTAAATGACCATAGGACGACGGTGACTATATACGTAAAACTATGTGTAAACATATTCACATTTAGTCTTCAACTGAACCTCACAAAATGTGCAGTAGTCTGATCCTGGTGATGACAGTCTAATTAATGACAGTCTCATGCATCTGCGCATGATTGTGTCTCTGACCAGAGCCTCACTTTAGCTCAGATCAGTGTTCCGCTGAGGCCAGTGACGTGGACCAGGCACAGGGGACGCCCAGCGCAGCCCCCTCTGCCAATGGGATCACGGCTCTCTCAGCCCCCTCTGCCACCACGCCAATGGGATCCCGGCTCTCAACCCCCTCTGCCACCACACCAATGGAATCCCGGCTCTCAGCCCCCTCTGCCACCACGCCAATGGGATCCTGGCCTCTCATGCCCCCTCTGCCACCACGCCAATGGGATCCCGGCTCTCAGCCCCCTCTGCCACCACGCCAATGGGATCCCGGCTCCCGGATcagtgttcagttcagtgtgattGACACCTCTGTCCTAGTCAGTTCCAGATGACCAATCAAGGAGTCAGATGGGCCAAAGGGTATTGCATTGGATAAGGATGGAAGTTAGGGTGTATAAGCAGCATTGGATAAGGATGGAAGTTAGGGTGTATAAGCAGCCATTTATTGCATTGGATAAGGATGGAAGTTAGCGTGTATAGTTAGGGTGTATAAGCAGACATTGGATAAGGATGGAAGTTAGGGTGTATAAGCAGCATTGGATAAGGATGGAAGTTAGCGTGTATAAGCAGCCATTTATTGCATTGGATAAGGATGGAAGTTAGCGTGTATAGTTAGGGTGTATAAGCAGACATTGGATAAGGATGGAAGTTAGGGTGTATAAGCAGCATTGGATAAGGATGGAAGTTAGCGTGTATAGTTAGGGTGTATAAGCAGCATTGGATAAGGATGGAAGTTAGGGTGTATAAGCAGCATTGGATAAGGATGGAAGTTAGCGTGTATAAGCAGCCATTTATTGCATTGGATAAGGATGGAAGTTAGCGTGTATAGTTAGGGTGTATAAGCAGACATTGGATAAGGATGGAAGTTAGGGTGTATAAGCAGCATTGGATAAGGATGGAAGTTAGCGTGTATAAGCAGCCATTTATTGCATTGGATGGAAGTTAGGGTGTATAGTTAGGGTGTATAAGCAGCAGCCATTTTCAGACATTAAGGTCTCTTCCTTTTggctcttctcctttcttctgccCTGCTTTtacctcctgtctcctctcttatcctctctctctccccttctcatctctttatctcctctctctctccccttctcctctctttatctcctctcttctcctctctctctccccttctcatctctttatctcctctcttctcctctctttctccccttctcatctttgtctctctttctctctccctcttctcccctctctctctccttctcatctctttatcgctctttctctctccctcttctcctctctctccccttctcatctctttatctcctctcttctcctctctctctctccccttctcatctctttgtctctctttctctctccctcttctcctctctttatctcctctcctctcttttcctctctctctccccttctcatctctttatctcctctcttctcctctctccccatctcatctctttctctctccctcttctcctctctctctgcccttctcatctctttatctcactctccctttaattttcttttctttaagttCTTTATATTTATCTTTATTTAGTTTAATTGGTAACtattatatttaacatttggTAACCATTTACGTAATTTAGGACTTGCTATTGCTTTCTGTTGTTAACACCAATTTGGCCTTCTATCCTACATTTAATCTGGTCTGTACTTGTGACAATTAATCTTGCggtttatttttaaaataaactattaattaatgaattaattcattaattcattaattcattcattcattcattaattcattcattcattcagcaatGATACAGTTCCTTTTGTGCAATGCCTTACTTATTTCATATTTAGCGAAATGTTGCTTAGGGCAAAGTAATGTTACAAATAACAGTATCATTTAATGAAGTCAGATGAATTGGTTTTAGTGATTTTGCAAAGGTGGTGATTGATTCACTGTACAAAGTTGATATTGATATTTACCACTCTGCATATTTCTGTCCCATATGCGAAATAAGCCTTTAATCTGATTATTTCCGTCGCTGGTAATTATAACTACCTTTTACAGTTAGAGTTATGATGGACGTGATCAAACCACAATTTTACAGCACAcgacattttgaaaaaaaaggaaataaatgtAAGTGTTTCTCCACAAGCCTCAAGTGAATGATCTTGTCTATGAAATGCTACTCATCCAGCTCTTAATGTGCCTGCATGGCAGTATTCTGAATAGGGCACTCTGCTGAAGTTTGTGTCAACGAAGCAGTGAGACGTAAGCTGCCATATGAAATTGCTTGCCATTCGTGTGGCACAATATTAGACTGACCTAGGGAGACCATGCTGCATGACGTGGGAATAATTCAATTTGTGTTCCGCTTATTTGCATTTTGGAAATCCATACTCCTGCTTTGCAAACGGCGTGGTCATCATAAATGTTGCAGTGTAAGTTTCTAAGAAAATGAAGACCATTCTTCACGGGGAAACTGTCAACAGTTTAATCTCTAGCTGTGAGGACACTGAGATTTACTTTTTATGCTGATGCAGAGAATgatacacataaacacttacATACAATGCAAATGGATttattataatataaataaagattaatAGTAAAAATAGTAGAAAATAGTAATTATGAGTCAGTAAGAATATATATTAAAAGCTTGTAGGTCCATAATGTATTCCAAATGCATCTTGATGTGTGGTAAGATCCCTAGTGAGAGACAGTGCTGTTGGTAGGCTGCAGTCACTTTATTTAACTCTGCTCCTGTTGTGCAGTAAAGAGAACAGCAACAGCAGTCTGTTGGGTGTAACTTTAACCAGCCAAATGTTTCATAATCATGCAGATAAGGGTCTGCCTGGATTTTGTCcataatcacacaaacacagagagagagagagagagagagagagagagagagagagatttgtcaATACGAAATCAGTGCAGGTTGAAGGCATATAGAAAGGCCATTGCACTCCATGCACTCAGCATTTGAGATCATCATCAGAAGTCATTGTGACTAACAGTTACTTCTACATTATAACTGTAAAAGTACACATTTgtaagtaaaagaaaaaatcaTATCTGTCTGACACAGAGCTTCTGCTTTCAACTTCACTTTTTCTTTGATTTCACAATACATTTCCAACCACCAACAAGTTGCAACATTCACCCAGGAATATTTATGGCGctaatctaataataataatgatagtacgtcacatttatatagcgcttttcatgtgctcaaagacgctttacatactgaaaaagaaaacaaacaacaagctctgtaataaagacataaaaaggtaaaaataaaaagtaatcTATCTGTATTGATGTTGTTGCAGTAGTCTAATGTAGCATATGcattcaccacacacaatcCCATTTAGCTTTCATCAGACCGGGTCAGGTTAAAGGTTCAAAGTTGTCTTGCTGACGTCCAAATAAGATGGGACACCAAAACTGTGCctgtgaagaggaagagcagagaggaaatgagCAGACCATATAAGGGAATATATCACAACCATTAGCAGTCAACAAGAGGAAGGGGTTAACTGATACAATGTCATAGTTCATCACTTGTGGTAGGAGCACCACAGATCCCATTGCTTGCTTTACTATTTCACAAAGAAATATTTCTCTGTGTTCAAATGTTGTTTCAGAACCTCACCTGACTCGTAAACAGGCCAATATTCAAATATTACAATATTCAAATCTGAAGGACTTCTGTAATGcccaactgaaaaaaaaattggaaaaatagagatatatatatataaatagattTTACAAACCTGTTTGACCAGCGTCGCCAACTCTCCTTTCAAGTTTCCCACCTTCCACttgttcctcttcctcaggatcTTCTGGTGCAGGTGTCGGGCTCGCTCAGCGGCGTGCTCGGAGAAGAAGCGCTCCGACACCAGCAGcctgagctgggtgagtttagCGGAAAGCAGGCTGAGGCACGTCAGTAGAGTAAGGATGACCAACAGGGGCACGGTGGAGTACAACATAAGACGGGGCTCGGGCAGGCACTTCTGCTCAAAGAGGGTCAGGTTGTAGGAGTAGTCccgcctctctctgtccacatgGATTGGGATCCCTATGACAGACTTGTCCTCCTGAAATAATGCAGAGTCATTGTGAAAGAATGATgatctctacctttaagaagcttttgaagacccaactcttcagagagcacttcccgtcctaactggcacttcgacttatatttcttatgtaaagtagtattttttgttacaccaggttctattgctcgtagcttgactattctctcctttgtacgtcgctttggacaaaagcgtctgctaaatgactaaatgtaaatgtaatgatcaTTCTTGACTGTGATACCCAGCTCTATATTCTACACTATGTCTTGAGATGCCTCAGGCTCTGGCCTGGACACTGTGGACTTCCGTCTGTTTCTTGCTGACAAGTAGAGTACCTTTGTCAAATGGACAaaccaaagcaaacacaaaggGGCATGAACCATGTACAGGCTGCAGAAGAAATGTGCACCCAACAGGGGGAGTTTAGCCGCACATGCCAAACATGGAGGGGGTGCTGTGGTGGTATAATGGCGGGAGCTTTGTATTTTGGTCACATTACATAGCTTCTCCACCTGGTGCAGTcctcttattattattattactactactactactactactaataataataataataataataataccttagACTTACatagcgcttttctaagtaCCCAAAGACGCTTTGTAAATGGTTTCATGTGTGGTATTATTTGTATAATTGTGGGCATTTTGTTTTTTGGTCACATTACATAGCTTCTCCTCCTGGTGCAGTCGTCATATTCTGAATGATGCTCAGGTTTCATGTGTACCCTGTCATGGTGTCTCTGCCTATGGATCCTTTGTGACTGCAATGGCCTGAGTGGCTCAGACACACCTGCTTACACCTTGGACATGTCCTCCACCAGACACCAGAGGGCAAATGAGGTGCCCTCACTATCAGCTAGCTCTACAACCTGGTCAATGAGTTGACTTCCAGCAGCAAAGGAGTCACGGTTACAATCATAATCTTCCCTACTGCACTTACCTTTAGATGCATGATCACAGGGACCTGAAACGGTTCATGGTTACATTCATTATCTTCCCTTCTGCACTTACCTTTAGATGCATGATCACTGGGATCTGAAACGGTTCTAGTTCCTCTAGCCGTGTGCGAAGCACTCCGATGAGCCAATACACCAGCGCGTCGATGCCAATGAAGAACAGCCAGATAAGCAGGTTTGTGAAAACTGGGAAGCCAAATTTGAGCATGGCCTTCCCCTCCTTGGCCGAGGGACGGGAGGATGGAATGGAGATGTAAcgcttcttctctttttcagtcAGTGGGAAAATGGAGGGCTTGCCCTCGGCCCTTTGCTGCTCATCGTAGCGCAGAAGGGCATCGGTGATGAAGATGTTCTGAAAGCCCCTGTCCGTGCGGTATTTCTTCACATAGCGGGCAGTGAGGAGCACAAGCAAGAGGATGCCAAGCGCTGGCAGCAGCTTCTGGGCCACGGAGGAGGTCATGTTCATAGCGGCCAGGGCAGACACAGCAGTCTGGTTCAGAACCTGCTTGGCCTCGGACAGCTTTTGCTTGAACACCACCGAGTCGGCCGAGGCACTGAGTTTGAACTCCGACCTCAACTCCCCGGCGCCGAAGTCGGTGAAGTGCTTGAGCTGCCCCCCCACCCATCGCAGCATCTGGACATAGTTGCTGAGGGGAGCCAGGTCCACCAGAATTTTCTTGGCCTCCAGGTTGCATAGCAGGCTCTTGGCCAGGCCCCTGAGGTTCTCCAGTGTGTTCCGGACATTCCACAGGACCACCAGGCTGGTTCCGGCGGCGGTAAGCAGGTTCCTGATCTGCTTCAGCCCGCAGGAGATGAGAACCAGCACGGCAAAGCACCGGACGTTCTGAGACAGGGACAAGGCTATGGTAGAACCGCCACAGAAAGCGACCGCCACACCGGCAGAAACGGCGGTCTCGTACTTCAGAGAGTAGCACAGGCCGAGGAAGAGCAGACAGGACAGCAGGACGCTCAAAGCGagacagaaggcagagagaaGCACCTTGTTCCTCCAGCTGTCAGGGGAGTCTGCAGTGAAGAGACGGACGAACACAGACCAGACCTGACGCAAGGTCCCTTTCAGCTGAGCACCAGTGAGCTTCATTCTCATTGTCTGTAGTGGTGATAACAAATCGTTTTTTGTTTCACCTCCACAtccaagagaaagaaaatgagtttAGGGAC
The DNA window shown above is from Clupea harengus chromosome 11, Ch_v2.0.2, whole genome shotgun sequence and carries:
- the LOC105896355 gene encoding dendritic cell-specific transmembrane protein isoform X1 produces the protein MSMCGGVFFFLRSRRAAQHFCLLHLDTDSRAPGGETKNDLLSPLQTMRMKLTGAQLKGTLRQVWSVFVRLFTADSPDSWRNKVLLSAFCLALSVLLSCLLFLGLCYSLKYETAVSAGVAVAFCGGSTIALSLSQNVRCFAVLVLISCGLKQIRNLLTAAGTSLVVLWNVRNTLENLRGLAKSLLCNLEAKKILVDLAPLSNYVQMLRWVGGQLKHFTDFGAGELRSEFKLSASADSVVFKQKLSEAKQVLNQTAVSALAAMNMTSSVAQKLLPALGILLLVLLTARYVKKYRTDRGFQNIFITDALLRYDEQQRAEGKPSIFPLTEKEKKRYISIPSSRPSAKEGKAMLKFGFPVFTNLLIWLFFIGIDALVYWLIGVLRTRLEELEPFQIPVIMHLKEDKSVIGIPIHVDRERRDYSYNLTLFEQKCLPEPRLMLYSTVPLLVILTLLTCLSLLSAKLTQLRLLVSERFFSEHAAERARHLHQKILRKRNKWKVGNLKGELATLVKQAQFWCPILFGRQQDNFEPLT
- the LOC105896355 gene encoding dendritic cell-specific transmembrane protein isoform X2, with the protein product MRMKLTGAQLKGTLRQVWSVFVRLFTADSPDSWRNKVLLSAFCLALSVLLSCLLFLGLCYSLKYETAVSAGVAVAFCGGSTIALSLSQNVRCFAVLVLISCGLKQIRNLLTAAGTSLVVLWNVRNTLENLRGLAKSLLCNLEAKKILVDLAPLSNYVQMLRWVGGQLKHFTDFGAGELRSEFKLSASADSVVFKQKLSEAKQVLNQTAVSALAAMNMTSSVAQKLLPALGILLLVLLTARYVKKYRTDRGFQNIFITDALLRYDEQQRAEGKPSIFPLTEKEKKRYISIPSSRPSAKEGKAMLKFGFPVFTNLLIWLFFIGIDALVYWLIGVLRTRLEELEPFQIPVIMHLKEDKSVIGIPIHVDRERRDYSYNLTLFEQKCLPEPRLMLYSTVPLLVILTLLTCLSLLSAKLTQLRLLVSERFFSEHAAERARHLHQKILRKRNKWKVGNLKGELATLVKQAQFWCPILFGRQQDNFEPLT